The following proteins are encoded in a genomic region of Bubalus kerabau isolate K-KA32 ecotype Philippines breed swamp buffalo chromosome 13, PCC_UOA_SB_1v2, whole genome shotgun sequence:
- the LOC129625182 gene encoding uncharacterized protein LOC129625182, with translation MLCAFWYYRKRYRIFVRELSTRQHSVIAAANDKYNKHVFTGFTGANLQAAVPRPAARPGRGILPTTRPPLRRVALTALPQPPPPTPRPTVSVAGRGAGRRPSAPRLRSLRQPAAAPSNRKRLRSNRFQLLQTKPPDHLAGRGQKAAKRSLTSRPGPSGPMDGRALGAGPRDPDAVKKNSACGYRRRQENGFDP, from the exons ATGCTCTGTGCATTCTGGTATTACCGAAAACGCTACAGAATTTTCGTACGGGAACTAAGCACTAGGCAGCACAGCGTAATCGCGGCAGCAAACGATAAAtacaataaacatgtatttaCAGGATTTACAGGAGCAAACCTCCAGGCCGCTGTTCCCAGACCGGCTGCCCGTCCGGGGCGGGGGATCCTGCCCACGACTCGCCCCCCGCTCCGCCGCGTAGCCCTGACAGCTCTGCCGCAAC CGCCACCACCGACGCCGCGCCCGACAGTCAGTGTCGCAGGCCGAGGTGCCGGGCGCCGGCCGTCAGCACCTCGCCTGCGCTCCCTCAGACAGCCCGCAGCGGCACCAAGCAACAGGAAGCGGCTCCGCTCAAACCGGTTTCAGCTGCTCCAGACCAAACCGCCAGACCACCTCGCGGGGCGGGGCCAGAAAGCGGCGAAGCGGAGCCTGACGTCACGCCCGGGGCCCTCCGGGCCAATGGATGGCCGCGCGTTGGGGGCGGGGCCGCGCGATCCTG ATGCAGTGAAAAAGAATTCTGCCTGCGGATACAGAAGACGGCAAGaaaatgggttcgatccctga